One stretch of Candidatus Polarisedimenticolia bacterium DNA includes these proteins:
- a CDS encoding porin family protein: MRNRILLAPIAALMLWCASPALAQNRSEAWELNPYMVFTDFDRDTEIDEDLGVGFRFGYNFTPLHEMEFSFDGVSTEDSVVGQIDVDVFKFQSNYTFNFNFQRHQPVIPYFTTGLGFIRFDVSAPGIPSDDEVDMLFNFGGGVRFFIGPVFNIRLDFRFIFFEGDNQVLRDIDYQNNEFGFGVGWVVGGKTPSPKRHH; the protein is encoded by the coding sequence ATGCGAAACAGGATCCTGCTCGCCCCGATCGCGGCGCTCATGCTCTGGTGCGCCTCCCCCGCGCTCGCCCAGAACCGCTCCGAGGCCTGGGAGCTGAACCCCTACATGGTCTTCACCGATTTCGATCGCGACACCGAAATCGACGAGGACCTGGGCGTCGGGTTCCGCTTCGGATACAACTTCACGCCGTTGCACGAGATGGAGTTCTCCTTCGACGGCGTTTCCACCGAGGACTCGGTGGTCGGACAGATCGACGTCGACGTCTTCAAGTTCCAGTCGAACTACACCTTCAACTTCAATTTTCAGCGCCACCAGCCGGTCATCCCCTACTTCACGACCGGCCTCGGCTTCATCCGCTTCGATGTGAGCGCCCCGGGGATCCCTTCCGACGACGAAGTCGACATGCTGTTCAACTTCGGCGGCGGGGTGCGCTTCTTCATCGGTCCGGTCTTCAACATCCGCCTCGACTTCCGCTTCATCTTTTTCGAGGGGGACAACCAGGTCCTGCGCGACATCGACTACCAGAACAACGAGTTCGGCTTCGGCGTCGGCTGGGTGGTAGGGGGCAAAACGCCTTCCCCAAAGCGGCATCATTGA
- a CDS encoding GAF domain-containing protein — MTGEEICRQLEDLRRSGAGLEEILARAVDLLHRSNPRFHWTGIYELYPDNVLRLGPFIGAPTDHVFIAVGYGVCGTAVAENRNINVPDVRQAPNYLACSSETRSELVVLIRSGKKIHAQIDIDSHELDAFDRDAVSQVEKVAEYLAEAYARSTRPASGSSTA; from the coding sequence ATGACGGGCGAGGAAATTTGCCGCCAGCTCGAGGACCTGCGCCGCAGCGGCGCCGGCCTCGAGGAGATCCTGGCGCGCGCCGTGGATCTGCTGCACCGCTCCAACCCCCGCTTCCACTGGACTGGGATCTACGAGCTCTACCCCGACAACGTGCTGCGATTGGGCCCGTTCATCGGGGCCCCGACCGATCACGTCTTCATCGCCGTCGGCTACGGCGTCTGCGGCACGGCTGTCGCCGAAAACCGGAATATCAACGTCCCCGACGTGCGCCAGGCGCCGAACTACCTCGCCTGCTCCAGCGAGACCCGCTCCGAGCTGGTGGTGCTCATTCGCTCCGGCAAGAAGATTCACGCCCAGATCGACATCGACAGTCACGAGCTGGACGCCTTCGATCGCGACGCCGTGTCGCAGGTCGAGAAAGTGGCGGAATACCTGGCCGAGGCCTACGCACGCTCGACGCGTCCCGCCTCGGGGAGCTCCACAGCCTAG